DNA sequence from the Cohnella herbarum genome:
GCGGTCATCGTCTGGGTCGTGATCATAATGACTTTGCTTTATTTGATCCAACGGTTCGTTTATTCTATGTTCGGGCTTAAAGCCGTCACCTATGACCGAACGTTCAGCTCGTCGCGAATCTATGCGGGTCAAACGGTCGTGATGCAAGAGACGATTGCGAATCGCAAGCGTCTCCCGCTCCCATGGCTGCGGGTAGAGTCTTTGCTTCCCGCGCAGCTTGTATTCAAGAACCGGGAAGCGCATATGGCGATCAATCGCGGGGATCAACTGCAGAACCATGCGAGCGTATTCAGCATTCCCTCTTATACGGAAATCGTAAGGAAACACGAGATCGTATGTCCGCAGCGCGGACGGTATCGCATCGCAAGCTTCACGTTGGCCCTAGGAGACGTCGTAGGGGTGTCGGGTAAATCGGTTACGCAGGCGGCGGACTGCGAGATTGTCGTGTATCCTAGATTAAAAGAGTTAAGCGATTTTCCCTTGGATGCCAGGAAGTTTTTGCAGAGCGTGAGAAGCATGATCAGTCCGATCATGGAGGATCACTATTACGTCGCGGGAATCCGTCCGTACAGACAGGGCGATTCTTTCCGCATGGTGAACTGGAACGCGACGGCTAAGTCGGGAGAACTGCTTGTACATAAGCGGGAAAGCATGCAAGACAATGACTTGACGATCATCTTGAACGCGGAACTGCTTGATTCCGCCCATAATGTCCGCATTTCGCGGGATAGCTTCGAGGAAGCGCTTAGTTATGCCGCTTCCGCGGCTCAGTATATGATCAGCGGAGGCGGCAAAGCAGGCCTCATCTACAACGGTATGGTCGAAGGCAACGCCGGAACGGTATTTCGGGCACCGACGAAGTCCGGAGCGGCGCACATGAATACGCTGCTGGAGGCAATGGCTGGCTTCCTGCCGGAAACGACGCTGGGCTTGTCGTATTTGCTGGAACAATTGATCGGCGAGCGGACGCGCGGGATGAATTATATGCTCCTGTCGGCTTTCGTCGATCGGAAGCAGGAACAATTGATTCGTCAATTGCGGGGCCAAGGGAACTCCGTGCAATTGCTGCTTATGGGCAAGGAGGGGGCTGCGTGATGGATCAGCCGCTATTAAGGTCGCCAGGACTTGGGAAGCTAAGCTTGCGCGTTATCGTTGAAGGATTGATCTGGTTACCCCTGTGGCTAGTCTATTCGGTTAATTTAGGAATATCGGGTAAGCTAGCCACTTTCGCCGGTATTCTCGGTTTCTTTATTGTGGGTCTATTTCTTTACCGGTTCCCGCCGTTATGGCGCAGGTTAGCGATGATCGCGATTTTCGTTGTCCTGCTCTCGGTCGGGATCGGACGATATACGAACGACCTTCCGGTCTTCATAGGGATGTGCGTCCTGATCTGGAGAGGGAGATTTCTAACGCTTCGGCATTGGAACTACGGGCTTGCGTTCGGCGTCTGTTGCGTCGCGCACATTCTTACTTCCCGGAACGAAGCTTGGGCGG
Encoded proteins:
- a CDS encoding DUF58 domain-containing protein → MAVIVWVVIIMTLLYLIQRFVYSMFGLKAVTYDRTFSSSRIYAGQTVVMQETIANRKRLPLPWLRVESLLPAQLVFKNREAHMAINRGDQLQNHASVFSIPSYTEIVRKHEIVCPQRGRYRIASFTLALGDVVGVSGKSVTQAADCEIVVYPRLKELSDFPLDARKFLQSVRSMISPIMEDHYYVAGIRPYRQGDSFRMVNWNATAKSGELLVHKRESMQDNDLTIILNAELLDSAHNVRISRDSFEEALSYAASAAQYMISGGGKAGLIYNGMVEGNAGTVFRAPTKSGAAHMNTLLEAMAGFLPETTLGLSYLLEQLIGERTRGMNYMLLSAFVDRKQEQLIRQLRGQGNSVQLLLMGKEGAA